A segment of the Phycisphaerae bacterium genome:
TCGGCACCAATTCCAACGTACGCAGCAATCCGAAATATACGGTTTATACGGAAAGCTACGACCCGCCTGGCGACCTTGATCTGGCAACGACTTATTACTGGGCGGTCGATTCCAATGACAGCGGCACGATATATGCCGGGGATGACTGGAGTTTTACGACATTTCTGAAGTTCAGTGATCGGGTTACCGGTAATATGATGCTGATAAACGATAACGGCGGATGGTGCTGGTATCAGGACGAGAAGATTGCTTACGACCCGGTCGGGCGCAATGTCCTTGCGAGCACAACTGCGTGCTATATCGGTTTCGGCGGAGTCAACTCAACAAGAAATGATGATACGGATGCCACTACATTTAATATCGACACAGGCAAACGGACGCGGACAGTTGCGAAAGAGCCTTACGGCGGCGATGACCATAATATGGGCGCATTCTGGATACGGCCTGACGGCAGGTATCTGCATTTGTATTGCGAGCATTATACACACTATACAACCTTTTATCGTCTGTCCACCTATCCGAATGACGGCAGCACCTGGAACGCGGAGCAATCGTATGACTGGATGACTATCCCCAACAGCCCAGGCGTTGATACCATTTATCCCGATAGCAGTTATACCAATATTATTTATCTGTCGGGCGAGGGAACCCCCGGAGTGGGACGATTGTATAATATTCACAGAATTTTCGGGAGAACTCCATGCCTTGCTTATTCTGACGACTGGGGCGAGAACTGGATCTATATGGGGCGGCTTAATGGTATCACAGGAACCACGAGTTATTCCAACTTTTATCATAAGTTCATAGGCAATGGCGTTGACCGGATTGACTTTATCGGCACTGAACAGCATCCGCGCAACTACAACAACGGTGTCTATCACGGCTATATAAAGAACGGCAAGAGCTACAATTCTTACGGAGTTGAAATCGACACTATTAACGACCAGGATGCCCCTTCCATACAGGCATTTACACCGGTATTTATCCCTGACCCGACGCAGGCAGCCGGGACGTATCATACGGGTTGGACTAATGAGATGCAGCTCGACAAAGACGGCTACCCTGTTTGTCTATACCAGACCCGCTACGGCACAGAGCCATGGGGCAATGGTAGCGGCCAAGCCACCATCGGTGCAGCAGACCATCGCTTCTTCTATGCACGTTTCGACGGGACAACGTGGACTTCCATAGAGTTATGCAAAATGGGAGGAGGGCTTCATCTGCCAGAACAGGATTACCTCGGCATGGGCTGTATACATCCTGACGACGCCAACATTGTTTATGTGGCAACACAGTTCGACCCGCGCGACGACACGGAGTATGAGTATCGTGAGATATTTAAAGGCGTGACTGCTGATAACGGAGAGCACTGGGACTGGACACAAATCACCTTCGATTCGACACAAAATAATACTCGTCCTGCTATTCCCAAATGGGACGCCGACAATACAGCGGTATTCTGGACAAGAGGTAATTGGCAACAGGATAATTACGAAAGGTATGACCTTGTAGTTGTGGGAATGGTTGAGGAAGTAAATAAGACAACGGGTTTAACGACTTATATCGACGCCAGCACGAGCAATACAACAGAGTCAGACGGTTCGGCATTTACGCCGACCGGCCCGAGCGGCAGCGCAGGGGCAGCTGACAGCCAGTGGCACGAATACACAGGATACGGTAACGGAGGCAGCTGTTTCACGGCAGGCGACGGCGGGACAGAGAACGTTCCGACGATAAAGACCACGATAACCGGTCTGGAAGACGGGACGTATGACGTGTTCGCATATTTCTGGTGCGACCCGGCCCAGGACTGGGGAATAAGAGGCGGATTTGAATCAGATGTGGATAGTATGCTGTGCTTCAGCAGGCAATCGGCTCAATTTGCCGAGACATCTCAATTCGCAGGCTCAATTACTAATCTCGGCAACGGAGTGGAGCTTTACCGTGTTTATATCGGCCGCAAGACAGTGAGCGGAGGCACGCCGGTTGTTGTTTATCTTGATAACTATGACAGTGTTTACAATTCCAATGCACCTACCCGCACGACATATGACGGTGTTGGAGTAGCCGGCGTGACAATAGGAAGCGGCTGTACTCCCGGCGACCTCAACTGCAACGGCAAGGTGGACTTTATAGATTTTGCGATACTTGGCCAGGAGTGGCTGACAACATACGATATGTATACATTGGACGATATTGCTGATAACTGGCTGTATGGTACGTAATGCCCGGGTGAATAAGGGCACATTGGCTGAGACCCGTAGTGATTTTTCCCCACAGTTGAAGTGGGGAAAAATCAATTACGGAGGATTTATCATCTAAAATCTGCCTGTATTGATTTATCCTTTCTGCGGAGAGTTATTTTCTTTTCCTGTCCATTCGAGGTGATTGTGTAATCGCCGTAGAACGCACGCGTTTTGAATGTTCCCTTATTGTCGGCTTTGCCGGAAGTTTTGGTCCACCATTTGTTGAAGACGAGGTCGCGATAAGCCCTGCCGAGGGGAGTGATTGACCAGTCTTTTTTCCACAGGGCGGCATTTGGTCTCCACATAGCTCCTGCCCAGAAGCCCCAAAATACGATGGATTCGATGCTTTGGTGCGCGAAGCAAAGGGTGAAGAATTTTCGAAGCTGGCTGACCTTTGTTTTGTCATCTTTGTAATCGAAATCACATTCGGTGATTTTAATTGGAAGGCCGAAGACGGCGAACTGGTCGAGCGTCTTCTGCATTTCGTCGGCGGGGGTAATCCACTTATTAAAATAGCCGAAGTGCCCCTGCATACCTATCCCCTCGATGGGGACGCCGTTTTCGAGAAGGTATTTAATTTGCTTGAAATAGACGAGGGCATTATAGCAGCCATCGACGAGGATGCCGTAATCATTTGCATAGAGGATGATATTAGGATTTCCGCATTTGGCCATATTTGCCATTTCGTTGACGATACCGTAGCCGAGGCGTCGCCGGAAGAATTCGCCATGCACCATTTCGTTGTTGAGGTCGAACTCGTCGATTCGGCCTTTGAAGTGTTTAGTAACGCCTACGGCGCGGCGGTGGATTGCTGCACGCAGCCGGTCATTATCGAGGTTTCTGAGCCAGGGCATAATGTGCTCGTCCATCTCCCAGAAGATACAGTGTCCCCGCATAGGGATATTAAGGTCACGGCAGATTTCCCAGATTCTGTCGGCGACGGTATAATCAACGGCATTTGGTTTCTTTTCGCACTCATACCACTTGAGGGCGTTTTCGTGGACGGCATAGTTGAAGTTTTCGGAGAGGGTTTTGAGAAACATCTTTCTATCACGGCTTTTTAGGGCGTCTTCATCGGCTTCCGCAAGGCGGTTTGTAATCGCGGTGCCGAATTGGAATTCGTGGCGGGTCTGCTGAATTTTAACATTAGAGCCAGGTTTGGTTTTAACTACGATATCGCCCATCCTGATTTCTGCGATACGGGCCTGGATTGCGGAGGGCGTGAGCTTTGCTGAAACATCGCCCAAAGCAAAGGCGGCGGGGTCCGGGTCAGAACTGGTTTTTACAAATTTTGCCTTCATAACTTGTGCTCTTTAATTAAAGTTGAATAACGTTTATGTTTATCATAACGGCCAGTTATCTTTACTTAGAGGGCGAAAAAAGTCAAGCCAAATCGGGACGCGGATGCCGGCTGCAGGTTGCGGGTTGCGGATTTTGCTTTTGCGGGTTAAAATGGATAGAGTTTTTTGACCGCTTGTGTTGCGGGGACATTCTTTACAGAAGGGTCGATAGTGTTAGGAGGATAACTCGTGTTTCTGAAACGTTTGAAGGATTGCCGGAAATTTACAGCCGGTGACGGTTCGATTTTGCGTGAGCTTTTGCATCCTGAAAAAGCGGATTTGCAGATTCGTTACAGTCTGGCTCATGCGAAGGTTGCGAAGGCGCAGAAAACTATCCCGCATAAACTTAAAACTTCTGAGGTGTACTACATAACAGCCGGACTCGGTTTGATGCATATAGATGAGGAGGTTTTCGAAGTTGGTTCTGAGACAGTTATTTATATTCCGCCGGGTTCGAGGCAATATATTGAGAATACAGGAGATTGTGATTTGGAGTTTTTGTGCATAGTGGACCCTGCATGGCGCCAAGAAGATGAGGAGATATTCGAGAGGGTTTAATTTGCGGAAATTTGTTGCAATATTACGGTCCGGCGGTTAAGATTCGAACAAATCGAGAGAGACAGAAATGGCTGAGCCGAGCAGAAATAAAGACAAAGGCGGCAAAACCGCTGTAAGCAAAGTTGTGAACGATTTCGTTAACGGCCTGAGCGAAGAGCACCGTATGCTGATTGTTCTGAAGGCGCAGCTGTATGACGGGACGTGGGAGCCGATGCTCGATGACCTGAAAAACCGGTTGGCCGGCAAGCCGTATATATTTAAGCTGGCAAACCGAATACAAGACGACATCGAACGCATCGAGCAGATGCAGAAATTCGAAGCTGAGCATAAGATTGATTTGGCAGACTATATTGATTTGCCGTGAAGAGGGAAGAAAGAATTTAGGATTTGGAATTAAGAAGAGATTTTGTTTGAGATTCTGCGAGGAGATAAAAAGATGATGAGATGCAGATTGACGTTAGCGGCGGTTTTTTTTGTTTTTTGTGTTGTTACGGCGGGTATGGCTGCGGAGGGTATGCAGCGGCTTGTTTCGCCTGAGCTGCTCAAGCAGGCCGAGCTGGAGATATTGTGGGAGACCAAGCTGCCGATAAAGATGGGGGAGAGTCTGGAAAAATTATTGATACCCTTCGACTGTTCTCAGGGCAGGCTTGGTAATCGCGTCTATGGGCTTTCAGACCGGAATTTTATGATTGGTATGAACAGAGAAACGGGTAATGTGATATTCAAAAGGTCTGTTGCCGCGGCCGGTTTGCCGGTAACGGGGCTGGAGCTTTATAAGGACGAGCTTTTTTCTATAACTGGCGACAAGTTAGTTGAAATCAGCCTGGAATCCGGCGAAGAGCGAAGCGCCAAGCGTCTGGGATTTGGCGTAACTTGTCCTGCCGTCCGCAACAACTCACACTTTTATATCGCGGGTACCGACAAGCGCATGCATGTATTGCGTTCAGAAGACAAGGTCCAGGCGTTTGAAGTGGCTGCCGAGAGTGATTCGGTGATTACTTCGATAGTTGCCGATGAGAGTTCTGTTATCTTTGCCACCGCTGCCGGTAATGTTATAAGTATCACGCCGGACAAGTCCAAGCGACTGTGGCAATTTGATGCTGCCGGCGGTATTGTCGGACCGATTGTAAAAGATGGAGATGCGTTATTTGCCGCCAGCGGAGATACGAACATTTACAGGCTTAACGCACGGACGGGAAAGTTTGTTTGGAAGTATCAGACCGGAGCGAAGCTTGAGAAGGGCCCACAGGTTACCCATGGGGTTATTTATCAATATGTTCGCAATGAAGGTTTGATAGCGCTGGATAAAGAAAACAAGAAGGTTTTGTGGCAATTGGCCGAGGGGATTGATTTACTGGCTGAGGCGAACGGCAAGGCCTATGTGATTACGAAGGCGGGGACGTTAGCAGTGATGGACAACAAGAAAGCCAAGCAGGTATATACGGTAGATATGCCGGGCGTTTCGGCATACGCAACCAATGTGACGGATTCGAAGATATATATTGCAGATAAAAGCGGGCGAATTGCCTGTTTGCAACCCATCAAATATTGAGTGGTGGTTCGTTGTGTTCCAGCAGGCCCGGAGGCGCGGTAAGCTGCACAAGCTGCAAACCCTCGGCTTCGTCCGGGAGTCGAGCTGTAATAAGCCACAGGTTTACGAATCGGGAAGTTTTTGAAAGGAAGAAGAGCAAATGGATGTAAAAATTAAGACGGCGATGATAAGTGTTTCTGAGAAGAAAGGTGTTATTGAGTTTGCAAAAAAGCTAAGTGAAATGGGCGTTAAGATAATCAGCACCGGCGGGACAGCCAAGAAGTTAGGCGAAGCTGGCATAAAAGTTGTCGGCATTGAGGAGGTTACGGGCTTTCCGGAGATGATGAACGGGAGAGTAAAAACGCTTCACCCGAAAATACATGGGGCATTGCTGGGTCTTCGCGATAATCCGGAGCATAAAGCGGCGATGACTAAGCATGATATTTTTCCGATTGAGTTGGTGTGTGTGAATCTTTATCCGTTTGAGGCGACAATCGCCAAGGCGGACTGCACTCTTGAAGAGGCGATTGAAAATATAGATATAGGCGGGCCGAGCATGATTCGCTCGGCTGCGAAGAACCATAAATTTGTAACTGTCGTTACTGATTCGGGGCAGTATGACAGGGTCATTGGGGAAATGCAGGCGAAGAAAGGCGCGGTAAGCGAGGGGCTTCGCAAAGATTTTGCAAGGGTAGCATTCGGGCTGACGGCTTCGTATGACGCTGCGATTGCGAAATATCTTAACGGTAAGGCGGATGTGAAATACCCGGAAAAAGTAACAATTGCCGTCAGGAAAGAACGGGAGCTTCGTTACGGCGAAAATTCGCATCAGAGTGCGGCGTTTTATAAACTGCCGGCCAGCGGCGAGACGTCAATAAGCAGCGCCGATATAATGGAAGCTGAAACGGCAATCAGCTTTAATAATCTTTTGGATACAAACGCTGCATTTGAACTGGTCAAGGAATTTGCTGAGCCGGCGGCAGTTGTTGTCAAGCACCTTAACCCGTGCGGATGCGCTGTTGATGAGGACATCTGCGGGGCGTATCGAAAGGCGTACGAAGGCGATGTTGTAAGCGCGTTCGGAAGTATTGTTGCGCTGAACAGGAAAGTGGATGCTGAACTGGCACGGACGATTATGGAATCATACAGCAAATTCGGCAAGGCCAGAGGCGCCAGCGGATTTTTTGCCGAGGTAATTATTGCACCGGAATTCGAGCAGGAAGCAATTGATATAATCAGGACACTAAAGAGCTGGGGCAACAGGGTACGGCTGATGAAGACCGGGCCGATTGACAGGGCCAAAATTGACGGAGCCGAATTCGATGTTCGATGTGTTATAGGGGGATTACTTTTGCAGCAGCGAGATTTGGCGGGTTGGGAGCCGGAACTGCTGAAGTATCCGACAAAAGCCAGGCCGACAAAAGAGCAGCTTGAGAATTTGCGGATTGCGTGGCTTGTGGCCAAACATACCAAAAGCAATACGATTGTGCTGGTCAAAGACAGAAAGATTTTAGGTACAGGGGCCGGACAAATGAACCGAGTCGAGTCCGGGCTGATTGCTTACAGGCACGCAGGTGACCAGGCGAAGGGTTGTGTGCTGGCGTCTGATGCGTTTTTCCCGTTCCCGGATAATATTGAAAATGCTGCCCAGGCGGGCGTGGCTTGCATAGTTCAGCCGGGCGGCTCTAATAAGGATAACGAAGTAATTGCCGCCGCGGACAAGCACGGAATTGCGATGGTGTTCACGGGCAAGAGGCACTTTAAACATTAAAATAGAGATATTAAAAAAACCCGGCGTGATGCCGGGCTTTTTTTTGTAACCGTTGAGTGTGGGATTTTTACATCCCTGCGGCTTTGCGGAGTTTTTTTACCATGTCGGTTTTTTCCCAGGTGAAGCTTGGTCCACTTCTGCCGAAATGTCCGCCGTGCGAGGTCTCTGCATAAATCGGTCTAGCAAGTTTGAGATGCGCAATCATAGTCTTTGGCGTCAGGGGGAACAATTTGCGTACGATTCGGCTGATTTTCTCTTCGCTGATTTTGGCGGTGCCGTAGGTGTTGACATAAATCGAAAGCGGATTAGCATAGCCGATGACATAGGACAGTTGGATTTCACAGATATCGGCGAGCCTTGCTGCGACGATATTTTTGGCAATATATCGAGCCATATAACTTGCGGTCCTGTCGACCTTAGATGGGTCTTTTCCACTGAAGGCGCCTCCGCCGTGGTGGCCGCGTCCGCCGTAGGTGTCGACGATGATTTTTCTGCCGGTCAGTCCGCAGTCGCCCTTCGGGCCGCCTGTTACGAATCGGCCGGTTGCGTTGATGTGGAATATGGTTTTTTTGTCGACGAGGCGTTTTGGCAGGACGGGCAGAACAATTTTTTCGATGATTTGCTTACGCAATTGTTTGTAGGTAATAGAAGGCGCGTGTTGAGTGGCGATAACGACGGTGTGAATTCGTTTGGGTTTGCCATTTTCGTATTCGACCGTTATCTGGCTTTTGCCATCCGGCCGCAGCCAGGGCAGCTTGCCGTTTTGGCGCATTTTTTCGAGCCGAAGAGTCAAAAGATGCGCAAGCTGAATAGGCATCGGCATAAAAGCCGGGGTTTCGTTGCAGGCGTAGCCGAACATCAAGCCCTGGTCACCTGCGCCCTGCTCTTTGTGCAGACCGGCGCCTTCAGTGACGCCCTGTGAAATGTCTGGGCTTTGTTTGTCGATACCGATAATTACGGCACAATTTTCGGAGTCGAAGCCCATATCGGGGTCGGTGTAGCCGATTTTCTTTATTGTGTCGCGGACGATTGCCGCGATGTTGACGATAGCTTTGGTTGTAATTTCGCCTGCGACTAAGACCATATCGTTTTTGACCATTGTTTCACAGGCGACCCGGCTTTTGGGGTCGCCGGCGAGCATTGCGTCAAGGATGGCATCCGATATATGGTCAGACACTTTGTCGGGATGGCCCATTGTTACGGATTCACTGGTGAAGAGATATTTGCCGGTGTCGCAGTTGGGATTGCTGTAAATTGATTTTTTTGCCATTTGTAATTTGTCCTCTTAGTAATTCGTTGTTTGAAATTTGTTATTAACAGATTATGGACTATCGTTGAGAGTCCAATTGTATGTTATATATTTAACGGAATAATTTTCCCTTTCAAGGAAAGCACGGTCCTGCTCGGAGATATAATTTGCGGCGAGGTTTAAGACGGCCCGGACGGCCGGCCGCTGGTCTTTAAATTTTTTATCTGTGCCGTATTTACTGATAAAATCTTCTCCATACCAGGTCGGGAGAAAGATGGTGGAAAGATGGACTATTTTCTTTTCCCTGTCTATCCTGAATGTGAGCGGGCTTGACAGGAATTTTTTGGCTTGGTCGTCCAACTGCTCATATAGTCTGCTCCCGTAATACGGCTCGTTGCGCAAAGGCGGGCTGGAGAGAGTGGCGTAGGATATGGCAAAAAACACCCGCGGCTCATCAAACTCTTTATGGAAAAACCGTTGTTCAACTTCTTTGAGTGTAAATTCCTCATCCATCACGGTAAATTTGTATTTGTCCCATATACCGTCGATATGCCTGATGCTCTCTGGCCCCCATAAAACACGAAGTATTCGCTGAGACTGGATGGGGTAGTTGTCGACAATTATCTTGAGCATTTTTATGTTGTACGCATTGAGCCAGAAGGCGATTTTGTCCTCTTTGGACCAGGAATTGTAAACATCGGGGTCGAGTTTGGCGAATCCATCCAGGATGCGGTTAATCTCCAGCTTCTTTCGCTTGAGTGTTTTATAATTGACCATTCCCTTATCGTTGGCATAGTTTTTCAAGATGCCGGAGCATTTGTCAGAAAGAGAGACGGCCGAGGGTTTGACGGGAGTATGCGAAACCTCCGAGCAGCCGGCAATGAGAATCAGCACGGCAAGCGAGGTCATAAAAACCAAAGGCTGCACTTCAAAACCAGCGGTTTTTAGTTTTTCATTTTTGGCAGTTCGTTTTGTGAAAGCCATTTTTTTACCTTCCAAAATTCAACGGTATCGAACTGTTGAGACAGCGAATATTATGTAAAGCGGCATAGTAACAGTTTTTACTGTGCTTTTACAGAGAAAAATTAATTTTAGGAGGGATATTTCAGTCCTTTAGGGCGACTAAAAGGGCCATATTGCGTGTTATAAAATTGCCGTAGAATCACATATTTTGAGGCGGTTGCTGTAACGAGGCACGCAGTTTTGGTAAACTTTCCGGATAGTTTTTCTGTATAAATTCGACTATTTTTTCCCTAACGTGGCAGCGGAGACTCCAGGCTGTCGATGCGTCCGGAGCACTCATCAGAGCCCTTAGTTCGAGCGTGTGTTCAGAGGTGTTGGTTGCCTGCAGAACGCATACCTTGCCATCCCACAATTGCGAATCCTTCAGGATTTTTTG
Coding sequences within it:
- a CDS encoding endo-1,4-beta-xylanase yields the protein MKAKFVKTSSDPDPAAFALGDVSAKLTPSAIQARIAEIRMGDIVVKTKPGSNVKIQQTRHEFQFGTAITNRLAEADEDALKSRDRKMFLKTLSENFNYAVHENALKWYECEKKPNAVDYTVADRIWEICRDLNIPMRGHCIFWEMDEHIMPWLRNLDNDRLRAAIHRRAVGVTKHFKGRIDEFDLNNEMVHGEFFRRRLGYGIVNEMANMAKCGNPNIILYANDYGILVDGCYNALVYFKQIKYLLENGVPIEGIGMQGHFGYFNKWITPADEMQKTLDQFAVFGLPIKITECDFDYKDDKTKVSQLRKFFTLCFAHQSIESIVFWGFWAGAMWRPNAALWKKDWSITPLGRAYRDLVFNKWWTKTSGKADNKGTFKTRAFYGDYTITSNGQEKKITLRRKDKSIQADFR
- a CDS encoding cupin domain-containing protein, whose protein sequence is MFLKRLKDCRKFTAGDGSILRELLHPEKADLQIRYSLAHAKVAKAQKTIPHKLKTSEVYYITAGLGLMHIDEEVFEVGSETVIYIPPGSRQYIENTGDCDLEFLCIVDPAWRQEDEEIFERV
- a CDS encoding PQQ-binding-like beta-propeller repeat protein, translating into MMRCRLTLAAVFFVFCVVTAGMAAEGMQRLVSPELLKQAELEILWETKLPIKMGESLEKLLIPFDCSQGRLGNRVYGLSDRNFMIGMNRETGNVIFKRSVAAAGLPVTGLELYKDELFSITGDKLVEISLESGEERSAKRLGFGVTCPAVRNNSHFYIAGTDKRMHVLRSEDKVQAFEVAAESDSVITSIVADESSVIFATAAGNVISITPDKSKRLWQFDAAGGIVGPIVKDGDALFAASGDTNIYRLNARTGKFVWKYQTGAKLEKGPQVTHGVIYQYVRNEGLIALDKENKKVLWQLAEGIDLLAEANGKAYVITKAGTLAVMDNKKAKQVYTVDMPGVSAYATNVTDSKIYIADKSGRIACLQPIKY
- the purH gene encoding bifunctional phosphoribosylaminoimidazolecarboxamide formyltransferase/IMP cyclohydrolase, with product MDVKIKTAMISVSEKKGVIEFAKKLSEMGVKIISTGGTAKKLGEAGIKVVGIEEVTGFPEMMNGRVKTLHPKIHGALLGLRDNPEHKAAMTKHDIFPIELVCVNLYPFEATIAKADCTLEEAIENIDIGGPSMIRSAAKNHKFVTVVTDSGQYDRVIGEMQAKKGAVSEGLRKDFARVAFGLTASYDAAIAKYLNGKADVKYPEKVTIAVRKERELRYGENSHQSAAFYKLPASGETSISSADIMEAETAISFNNLLDTNAAFELVKEFAEPAAVVVKHLNPCGCAVDEDICGAYRKAYEGDVVSAFGSIVALNRKVDAELARTIMESYSKFGKARGASGFFAEVIIAPEFEQEAIDIIRTLKSWGNRVRLMKTGPIDRAKIDGAEFDVRCVIGGLLLQQRDLAGWEPELLKYPTKARPTKEQLENLRIAWLVAKHTKSNTIVLVKDRKILGTGAGQMNRVESGLIAYRHAGDQAKGCVLASDAFFPFPDNIENAAQAGVACIVQPGGSNKDNEVIAAADKHGIAMVFTGKRHFKH
- the metK gene encoding methionine adenosyltransferase — encoded protein: MAKKSIYSNPNCDTGKYLFTSESVTMGHPDKVSDHISDAILDAMLAGDPKSRVACETMVKNDMVLVAGEITTKAIVNIAAIVRDTIKKIGYTDPDMGFDSENCAVIIGIDKQSPDISQGVTEGAGLHKEQGAGDQGLMFGYACNETPAFMPMPIQLAHLLTLRLEKMRQNGKLPWLRPDGKSQITVEYENGKPKRIHTVVIATQHAPSITYKQLRKQIIEKIVLPVLPKRLVDKKTIFHINATGRFVTGGPKGDCGLTGRKIIVDTYGGRGHHGGGAFSGKDPSKVDRTASYMARYIAKNIVAARLADICEIQLSYVIGYANPLSIYVNTYGTAKISEEKISRIVRKLFPLTPKTMIAHLKLARPIYAETSHGGHFGRSGPSFTWEKTDMVKKLRKAAGM
- a CDS encoding DUF547 domain-containing protein, with protein sequence MAFTKRTAKNEKLKTAGFEVQPLVFMTSLAVLILIAGCSEVSHTPVKPSAVSLSDKCSGILKNYANDKGMVNYKTLKRKKLEINRILDGFAKLDPDVYNSWSKEDKIAFWLNAYNIKMLKIIVDNYPIQSQRILRVLWGPESIRHIDGIWDKYKFTVMDEEFTLKEVEQRFFHKEFDEPRVFFAISYATLSSPPLRNEPYYGSRLYEQLDDQAKKFLSSPLTFRIDREKKIVHLSTIFLPTWYGEDFISKYGTDKKFKDQRPAVRAVLNLAANYISEQDRAFLERENYSVKYITYNWTLNDSP